TCAGAATGCTTTCTAGTGTGGACTGTATTTTGTCCATGCGGTCTTTGCGGAATTTGCGAACATAGTCGGTATTGAGTATGTAGCTGTCTGATTTAGCGTCAAGATCATCATAGCATTCTTCAAGCTCATCTGTGAATGAGGGCGTAATATTTTCGGGCTGTGCGGGAGCTTGTGCGGGAGGCTGTGCGGGGATTGGGACTGACGGAGCTACAGACGGCGGGGCATAGGCTACAGCGGGTGCGGTAAATGAAGCGGGCAATGAAGGTAACATCGGCTGCTCCGCAAGAGGGTTAATTCCCCATACAATCGGGTAAACGTAAATAGCCTCGCCGGAGGGACTGCCAAGAGTGAAAAAATCATCCTCGCACCTGAGAATTACGCCGGAGGTTTTCCGTCCGTCCGGCATCATCATAATCTCAACATTACGCCCAAGAAACTGCTGAATAATATTACGGTTCAAAAACTAACAACCCCTTTTTACTAGAATTTACTGAAATAATAACAGGCCGCCTCAAAAAACTTCATGCTGAAATTTCCCGGAACGTTCCTGTAAAGATTTTTCCCGGCGCGTTCAACATGCCCCATTCTGCCGATAATGCGTCCGTCCGGGGATGTTATACATTCTACAGCAAAACGCGAACCAGAGGGATTATTTTCTGTGAGCATTGACGGATTTCCGCAGAAGTCGCAGTACTGCCCCGCAATCTGTCCGCCCGTCATAAGCCGCGTAAAGTCCGCCTCATCACACAAGAATCTCCCTTCACCGTGTGAAATCGGGATTGAGTAAACCTCGCCGGGGTTCGTGAATCTCATCCACGGAGAATTATTGCAGACGACTACGGAGCGTATTATTCTCGACTGATGCCGCCCGATTCGGTTGAACGTGAGAGTCGCGGAAAGCTCGCCGGGATTCATGAATTTCCCGTGCGGTAAAAGCCCGGTCTTGATTAGTGCCTGGAAGCCGTTGCAGATTCCGCAGATTAACCCGCCCCGGTCATCAATGAGATTTTCCACAGCACTGCGGACTTCAGGACTACGCAGAAATATCGCGATGAATTTCCCGCTTCCGTCAGGCTCGTCCCCGTTCGAGAATCCTCCCGGAATAATCAGCCCCTGCGACTGTCTCAATGCCTGCGCGAATCTTTCGGCGGACTCCCTCATTATGTCAGGCGTAAGAGACCTCACTATGAATATTTCGGCTTTCCCCCCGGCCATGTTCACGGCTCGCGCTGTCTCGTACTCGCAATTAGTCCCGGTAAAGACAGGTATCAGGAATTTCGGCGACTGAATCGGAGGCAGGGTATATTCAGCCCGTTTGATGTCAGCAGAAATGCTTACGGCGGGAATTTCGGCGGGTTCGTCTGTCTTTGACGGGAAAATTTCAGCCAGCGGGGAGTCATATATAGACTCGGCATAAGACAGCGGGATTCTTTCTCCGTCAGCCATAATAATATCAGGCTCATCAATAACGCGCCCGACAACGGGATAATTCACGGGCGAGTCTTCAGCAATTTCAATCACAAAAACACCGCGCCCGGACTCCGGGACATTCCCCGAAAACGTGAAGCCGAGATTATTTCCCAGACACATGCGGAATATCTCTGCCTCGATTCCGCCGTTTGACACGAGAGAACACGCCAATATTTTCCCCAGCTCATTCATTGCTTCAATATCGGCAAAAATTCTCAGCATTGAGTCTCTCACCGGAAGCCCCCGCGAATCATATTCAGGCCGGAGAATTATAACCTTTGACCCAGCCCGCTTGAACTCAGGAGAGATTACCCGGCTGACATTTGCGACAGAGACCGCGAACGCAATCAATGACGGCGGAACATCATATCTCACTCCGTCAGCCCCCGTGAAAGTCCCGCTCATAGAGTCCTTTCCCCCTATCGCGCCGACTCCGTAATCTATCTGAGCTTTCAATGCTCCCAATAACGCCTCAAACGGCAATGCCCACCGCGCCGGGTCATTCTCAGGCTTCCCGAAATATTCCTGCAATGACAGCCAGCAATGAGACAGACTCCCCCCTGCCGCAACAATCCTGCATAACGCCTCAAGCACCGCAGTATATGCCCCGTCAAAAGGATTCATATACGGGTCAAAGCCGTATGACATAAGCGAGCATGTATCAGTCTCACGCATGGCAGGGATTTTCGCGCACATGGCCGAGGCCGGAGTCTTCTGATATTTCCCCCCGAACGGCATTAATACCGTGTTCCCGCCGACAGTGGAGTCGAATCTCTCTGACAGTCCGCGCTGTGAGCAGTTGTTGAGATCTGCGAGGCAGTCCGGGAATTTTGCGGGTGAAATTTTCTCGGCTGACTTTGGACTCACCTTCACCGAAATATGCCGGGCGGCTCCGTTCGTGTCAATGAACGAGCGCGATATGTTGACGATTTCACGTCCGCGCCAAGTCATTCGCATACGGCCTGAGTCATTCACGGTTGCTATTGCTGTGGCTTCTGCGTCCTCAGACAGTGCGAGAGCCTTCACGCGTTCGACATTCTCCGGGGAAATTACGACTGCCATACGCTCTTGGGACTCGCTTACTGCTATTTCCGTTCCGTCAAGCCCGGAATACTTCAGCGGAACAGCGTCAAGATTTATGTCGAGACCGTCAGCCAATTCACCGACAGCGACACTAACCCCGCCCGCGCCGAAATCGTTACAACGTTTCACGAGCCGGGTAAATTCGGGATTCCTGAAGAGACGCTGTAATTTGCGTTCTTCCGGGGCGTTGCCTTTCTGGACTTCCGCGCCGCATGTCCCGATTGAGTCGGCTGTGTGTGAGACTGATGAGCCTGTCGCGCCTCCGATACCGTCCCGGCCTGTTCTGCCTCCGAGAAGTAATACAATGTCGCCCGGCTTGGGACTCTCGCGGATAACGTCAGACTCTTTCACCGCCGCTATGACCGCTCCGACCTCAAGACGTTTTGCCCTGAAGCCCTCGTGATATATTTCGCGGACGATCCCTGTAGGCAGGCCGATTTGATTTCCGTATGAACTGTAACCCTGCGCGGCCTTTGTGATGATTGTCCTTTGCGGTAATTTTCCGGGCATGGGTGATTCGTATGGATTTCCTGCCCCTGTGATTCTCATGGCCTGATAGACATATGCGCGCCCTGAAAGCGGGTCTCTTATCGCTCCTCCGATACAAGTCGCAGCACCTCCGAAAGGCTCGATCTCTGTCGGGTGATTGTGGGTCTCATTCTTGAACAGCAAGAGCCATGACTCTCCGTCAACGTCAATTCTCACGGTGCAGGCGTTATTTTCCCCGCTGTCGTGAATGTCATTGAGGAGTCCTTTTGACCGCAGATATTTCGCGCCGATTGTGGCAATGTCCATGAGGGTAACGGGCTTTCCTTCCGGGTAATGAAGCTCCCTGCGTATGTCCGTGTACAATGCGTAAGCGTCCCTCACAGCGTCATCATGAATTTCCGCGCCGTCAATGTGAGTCGTGAATGTAGTGTGCCGGCAATGGTCAGACCAGTATGTATCAAGCACCTTAATTTCTGCCCTAGTCGGCTTGCGTCCCTCGTCATCAAAATATTTCTTTACGCAGGCTAAATCTTCCCGGCTCATCGCGAGTCCTTCAAGCGTCATAACATCGTCAACCGTCATAACGTCATCGGGAACGGGATAATCAGCGGTGAGGGATTCATATTCGGCTAATTGTGCCTCTCTTGCCTCGACGGGGTTAATCAGGTGTTTCTTCACGGCCATGAAGTCAGAGATTTCGCCGTAGAACAGGTAGATTTTTGCGGTGCGTATCATCGGCCTGAAACCGAGAAGGAGGCCGGCGCACTGCATAGCGGAGTCGGCTCTCTGATCGTACTGTCCCGGAAGAAATTCGACAGCAAGAATATGATCCGCGTCATTCGGGATTTCGGTCAATATGTTGTCGGTGAAAGGCTCTGCGAAAATTGAGTCCCTGCACGTAATGAGCTGTGAGTCTGTGAGTCCCTGAATATCGTAGCGGTTGAGGATACGTATATTTCTGACGGACTCGGAGCCTTTGAGGGTTCGTATTTCTGCGAGGAGTGATAATGCTTCGGGGTTGTGGGAGTCTTTACGCTCCGTGAAAATTCTGTGTACCAAGATGATACCTCCATGCGGAATTTTGGGATAAGTTTAGCATGAGGGGATTATTTCGTAATATATCAGGAATGAAATTTTGAGGGCGGGAAAATTTATCTTTGGACAAAAAAATTACCGTCATAAAATCTTAACGGTTTAGCATGAAAAAATTGCGTAATGACTGTGGCACCTACGAAAAAATACCGGGTCAGTAACGGACATTCCCGGCGGAAACTAATCTTTCCCGGGAAAACTCCGAGAATGATTAACGGATAAAGTATTTCTGCGTTCAGGCACTAGAAAAACAGCGATATGGCGTATACGGCTGTGATGACTGCGCCTGCTGCGTAGGCAAAAAGTTTGTACGTTTTCATGGCGCGTGCGTAATCGGCCTCAGTTGCTTTTGTGGCTGTAGCTTTGGCTTTCATTTGCGCGTCATAATCGTACGAATTCCTTTTCATGATACACGATTCCCTTCTGTGAGAATATTATTGACTTGTGGAAATTTATAGGATGAGTAAATTTTACCAAAAACACGCGGCAAATCAAGAAAAAATTTTGTCATTAATGTATCATTATCAGTAAAAGACGCAGAAAAAAGGACGTGAAATTTTTGCGGATACTTCACACATCAGACTGGCACATAGGCAAAAAGCTGAAGGAGCATGACCGCGCAGACGAGTTCAGGAAGTTTTTTGCGTGGCTTGAGGACGTTGTTGACCGAGAGAAGCCCGACGCGATTATAGTAGCCGGGGATGTTTTCGACAGCCGCAACCCGTCAGCCGAGTCGCAGGAAATGTACTATTCATTTTTCGGGAAGATCGCCGGGGGTGAAAGGTCGTGCCGGAACGCCGTAATCATCTCAGGGAATCACGACTCCCCCGCGCTGATTGACGCTCCCGCCGGGGTAATGGGACGCTGCAATATTCACGTTATTGGCCGCTCGCGTGAGGACGAAATTATTACCCTCACAGACTCAGACGGAAAGCCGGAAATGATAGTGTGCGCTGTTCCGTTTCTGCATGACAGCGAACTAAGGACAGCGAACGCCGGGGACACATTCGACATTACCCGAAAGATTCAGGAGGGCATAAAGAATCATTACGCGGAAATTTTCGCCCGTGCGCGTGAAATCCGCGGGGATTATGACATTCCGATAGTGGCGGCGGGTCATCTGTTTCTTGAGGCGGGGAAAACCCGAACCGATGAGGGCGAGCGGTCTATGTATCTTGGGACGGCGGTAAAGGTCGGTACGGACATTTTCCCGGATGATATTGCGTATATTGCGCTGGGACATCTCCATTCACCGCAGGCAGTCGGGCGGGCGAATATACGCTACAGCGGGTCGCCGATTGCGCTTACGTTCGGGGAATGGGGAGTCCCGAAAACTGTCAGCATTATTGACTTTGACGGGCGGAATTTTGCGGGAGTCCGTGAGATTGAGATTCCCATGTGGCAGAAGATGAAGCGAATCTCCGGGGACATGGCGAAAATTGAGGCAGACCTGCGCGGATTAATGTCGCTGAATGAGTCAGTGTGGGCGGAAGTTACGTACACAGGCGACACACAGCCGGGCGATATTCAGCAGGAGCTTGAAGAGATCGTGAAGGAGTCAGCGGTTGAAGTCATAAGCATTATCGACAAGGGGGAATATATTTCGGTGAATGATGACGGTTTCGGCGGGAAAACGCTAGATGACATTGACCCGGTGAAAATGCTCCGGCGGAAAATGGACAGCATGAAAATCCCGGAGGAGAAACGCACGAAAATGGAGGAGCTTTACGGGGAAATACTGCGGGAAATATCAGCGGAGGAAAAATTATCATGAAGATATTATCCATAACGTTAAATAATCTCAACTCACTGCGCGGGACGTGGAATATAAATCTTGAGGATAAAGCGTACACTTCCGGCGGTATATTCGCTGTAACAGGGCCGACAGGAGCGGGAAAGACTACTATATTTGACGCTGTATGCCTTGCGCTTTACAGGAGGACTCCGAGACTCCCGCATGTAACATCAGGCGAGAACGAAATAATGTCAAAGCACACTAATTCATGCGGGGCAAAAGTGAAATTTGAGTCCGGCGGGAAAATTTACGTCTGCGAATGGAGTCAGAGACGAACGGGGAAAACATTTCAGGCGACTCATACTATATCACTTGACGGAAAGCCGCTGACGGATTCGCAGAAACAGAAAGACACATCAGCCCGCGTGAAAGAAATAACCGGGATGGATTTTGACAGGTTCGTGCAGGCAGTGCTTCTTGAGCAGGGAGGCTTTGACAGATTCCTTAACGCAAAGAAAAACGAGCGGGCAGAAGTCTTAGAGCTTATCACAGGAACAGGGATATACAGCGAAATTTCAAGCAGGGTATATCGGCGCAGCAAGGACAAACGCACGGAGCTTGACGGAAAACGCAAAGAACTTGAGTCAGAGAAATCACGCTTTGAGGGAATGACGCAGGAAAGTTTGCAGGCAGAAATTTCACGTATGAATGACGAAATTTTACGGGCTGAGGCCGGGCACAAGTCAACCGGGGAAATATTGACATGGCAGCGCGAAATCATGAAGCTGAACAATGACATGGCCGGAGTCCGCAGAGATATAGCCATTCACGCACAGGAGTCAGCAAACTTTGAGGCCGGGCGCGTGCTTCTTGAGTCGGCGGAACGTGCGGTGAGTCTCGGCGGTGAATATGAAGCTCTGCGGGCAAAGCGTGAGGCGGTGAAAAGGGCTGAGGGTGATATTTCTGCATTGTCGGCGAAAATCTCATCACAGGAGTCGGAATGCTCGAAAATTTCGGCGGGGCTTCCCGGAATGAATGATGAGCTGTCGCGCCTCAGAGGGGAAATTTCCGGGTCTTCTGAGGCTGTCGTCAAAGAGATTGAAGCGGCTGTGAAGGATTATGAGCGTCAGAAAAATAATCTTGGGGAGGCAGAACGGGAAATATCACGGCTCGGCCATGTGTGCAGGACAGCAAAAGACAATCTCGAACGCATAGAGGCCAGCGGGAAAAAATTACTGGCGGAAAAAAACAGGCTTGACGAAAGGCGCAGGACTCTTCATGAACAGTTCATGAGCATGGACGCAAAGACACGCGAGGCAGTTCTTGACGAGGAACGCGCAAAACTTCAGCCCGATGTCCCCTGCCCCCTTTGCGGCTCAACGTCTCACCCCGGAATCGCTCATACATCTTCAGGCGGTGAAAATCCTGATGACATGTTCGCGGCAAAAGCCAAACTCAATGAGGATTGCAAAAAGGCGGAGGAGGCTGTGAATGTCGCGGATAAAAAATTGCAGGACGAGCGCGACAGATGGCAGGAGGCACACGATGAAAAAATTTCGGCCTTCAATGAATATTCACGTCTTGTTGAAGAGGCAGCAAAGTGCAAAACGAAACTTTCTGAGGCAAAATCAGCATTGACCGACTCAATCCGCCCTGCGGGAATCACATGGGACGATGACACACGGAAAATGATGACGCAGGCGCGGGAATGGTCAGCGAAAATTGACGGCCTCGAAAAACGCATACAGTCATCACAGCAGGATTTGAGTCAAATACAGGCCGTAATACTTTCCGGGCGTGAATCTCTTGACGCGAAACGCCGGGAGCTTGAGACTTTTTCGGCGGAGCTTGGCGGACTCGAATCGTCATTCGCGGAAAAGCTCAGGCAGAAGAATTTTGACGGTGAAGAATCTTTCCTGCGGGCGCGGAGTCGTTCAGGTGAAATTGAGTCTCTCCGCAGGAAACGCGATGAGCTGTCAGCAAAAACGGCCATGCTTGACGGGGCATTGATGAGCATACAGAAACAGCTTGACGAACAATCAGCACGGAACCTCACATCAGAGTCTCCCGAAAAAATAGAGGAATTATACAGACTGGAAGACTCCAGCCTCAAAAAACTTCATCAGGAAATCGGCATACTGACTCAGAGACTGAAGAACGTAACAGACAGTGCCGCGAAAGTGAAAGCACTTGAGGCCGAATATGACGATCTCAAAGCCAAGTGCGATGACTGGGACATGCTGAACGATCTCATAGGCTCGGCGGAGGGCGACAAGTTCCGGGTTTACGCGCAGAAAGTAACGCTATCCCTTGTCGTGAACAACGCCAACGAGTATTTACGCAAAATGAACGGACGCTACACGCTGATACAGACTCCCGGAAGCGATGAGCTTGAACTCAGCGTGAAGGACAGCGAGCAGGCCGGGACAGTCAGAACAACCGAAAACTTGTCCGGCGGGGAAAAATTCATCATCAGCCTTGCATTAGCCCTCGGACTTTCTCAGATTTCAGGCAGCAGGGCGCAGGTTGACTCGCTTTTCATTGATGAGGGATTCGGCTCTCTTGACGAGGAAGCATTAAGCTCCGCGCTTGACGCTCTCGGAGAAATTCGCCGCGAGGGAAGAATGATAGGCATAATCTCTCACATCTCAGGCATAAGCGAACGTATCACCGCAAAGATTAACGTGATACGCAAATCAGAAGGCACAAGCATGATCATCGGGCCGGGCTGCTCCGGGTCAATGTAGGCGCAGGGCTTGAGGTTTGACGGGATAATTTGCGCGTGGTAGAATGCTCGCTGTGATTTACGGGGCGTAGCGCAGTCTGGCTTAGCGCGCATGGTTCGGGTCCATGAGGTCGGAGGTTCGAATCCTCTCGCCCCGATAGCGGCAAAAATCGGGATTCCTTCAGGGGAGTCCCGATTTTTTTTGTGCTGAAATTTTCCCTATGATTTACGTGATAGAATGTGAAAAATTGAAAGGTGGCATTTTACTTATGCTTGAATCTTCATTCACACCGCTGAAGCCGATTCCGTCATCTGCTGATTTTTACAGGTACTTTTTCAGCCAGTACAGTTTTATTAAGGCAAATGACCTCTGTATGCGTTACGCTGTTGAAGTTATCCCTAAAGAAGAAAAATTGCGGGCTGTTCACGCTGTAGTTCACATGAACGGCGAAGAGAATGAAGAAAATTCGGTGTTCCTTAAAGGTATGGGCGTATGTATTCCATATTTGGAGGAGCTGAAAAAAGAAGACCGCGGATTTTCTCAGGATCTTCTCAATTTTTCTGCCGACTGTCTCAGGAAGAAAGAGACCCGCTTGACTGGTTTTTGCTGACGAATGAATTTCTGATGGTTTATGCCGTGTGCGAGCGGGCAATAATTCACTTCATTTCCGACACAGAACAGACAGCGGAAAATAACGGCGGATTTATCAAAGAGAAACAAATACTGTCAATACTTTCGCAAATACTCAGCGGGCGGGGTACTCTTAAGACCTATGTAAAAATTGTAACGC
This region of Synergistaceae bacterium genomic DNA includes:
- a CDS encoding AAA family ATPase — its product is MKILSITLNNLNSLRGTWNINLEDKAYTSGGIFAVTGPTGAGKTTIFDAVCLALYRRTPRLPHVTSGENEIMSKHTNSCGAKVKFESGGKIYVCEWSQRRTGKTFQATHTISLDGKPLTDSQKQKDTSARVKEITGMDFDRFVQAVLLEQGGFDRFLNAKKNERAEVLELITGTGIYSEISSRVYRRSKDKRTELDGKRKELESEKSRFEGMTQESLQAEISRMNDEILRAEAGHKSTGEILTWQREIMKLNNDMAGVRRDIAIHAQESANFEAGRVLLESAERAVSLGGEYEALRAKREAVKRAEGDISALSAKISSQESECSKISAGLPGMNDELSRLRGEISGSSEAVVKEIEAAVKDYERQKNNLGEAEREISRLGHVCRTAKDNLERIEASGKKLLAEKNRLDERRRTLHEQFMSMDAKTREAVLDEERAKLQPDVPCPLCGSTSHPGIAHTSSGGENPDDMFAAKAKLNEDCKKAEEAVNVADKKLQDERDRWQEAHDEKISAFNEYSRLVEEAAKCKTKLSEAKSALTDSIRPAGITWDDDTRKMMTQAREWSAKIDGLEKRIQSSQQDLSQIQAVILSGRESLDAKRRELETFSAELGGLESSFAEKLRQKNFDGEESFLRARSRSGEIESLRRKRDELSAKTAMLDGALMSIQKQLDEQSARNLTSESPEKIEELYRLEDSSLKKLHQEIGILTQRLKNVTDSAAKVKALEAEYDDLKAKCDDWDMLNDLIGSAEGDKFRVYAQKVTLSLVVNNANEYLRKMNGRYTLIQTPGSDELELSVKDSEQAGTVRTTENLSGGEKFIISLALALGLSQISGSRAQVDSLFIDEGFGSLDEEALSSALDALGEIRREGRMIGIISHISGISERITAKINVIRKSEGTSMIIGPGCSGSM
- a CDS encoding phosphoribosylformylglycinamidine synthase; the encoded protein is MVHRIFTERKDSHNPEALSLLAEIRTLKGSESVRNIRILNRYDIQGLTDSQLITCRDSIFAEPFTDNILTEIPNDADHILAVEFLPGQYDQRADSAMQCAGLLLGFRPMIRTAKIYLFYGEISDFMAVKKHLINPVEAREAQLAEYESLTADYPVPDDVMTVDDVMTLEGLAMSREDLACVKKYFDDEGRKPTRAEIKVLDTYWSDHCRHTTFTTHIDGAEIHDDAVRDAYALYTDIRRELHYPEGKPVTLMDIATIGAKYLRSKGLLNDIHDSGENNACTVRIDVDGESWLLLFKNETHNHPTEIEPFGGAATCIGGAIRDPLSGRAYVYQAMRITGAGNPYESPMPGKLPQRTIITKAAQGYSSYGNQIGLPTGIVREIYHEGFRAKRLEVGAVIAAVKESDVIRESPKPGDIVLLLGGRTGRDGIGGATGSSVSHTADSIGTCGAEVQKGNAPEERKLQRLFRNPEFTRLVKRCNDFGAGGVSVAVGELADGLDINLDAVPLKYSGLDGTEIAVSESQERMAVVISPENVERVKALALSEDAEATAIATVNDSGRMRMTWRGREIVNISRSFIDTNGAARHISVKVSPKSAEKISPAKFPDCLADLNNCSQRGLSERFDSTVGGNTVLMPFGGKYQKTPASAMCAKIPAMRETDTCSLMSYGFDPYMNPFDGAYTAVLEALCRIVAAGGSLSHCWLSLQEYFGKPENDPARWALPFEALLGALKAQIDYGVGAIGGKDSMSGTFTGADGVRYDVPPSLIAFAVSVANVSRVISPEFKRAGSKVIILRPEYDSRGLPVRDSMLRIFADIEAMNELGKILACSLVSNGGIEAEIFRMCLGNNLGFTFSGNVPESGRGVFVIEIAEDSPVNYPVVGRVIDEPDIIMADGERIPLSYAESIYDSPLAEIFPSKTDEPAEIPAVSISADIKRAEYTLPPIQSPKFLIPVFTGTNCEYETARAVNMAGGKAEIFIVRSLTPDIMRESAERFAQALRQSQGLIIPGGFSNGDEPDGSGKFIAIFLRSPEVRSAVENLIDDRGGLICGICNGFQALIKTGLLPHGKFMNPGELSATLTFNRIGRHQSRIIRSVVVCNNSPWMRFTNPGEVYSIPISHGEGRFLCDEADFTRLMTGGQIAGQYCDFCGNPSMLTENNPSGSRFAVECITSPDGRIIGRMGHVERAGKNLYRNVPGNFSMKFFEAACYYFSKF
- a CDS encoding exonuclease SbcCD subunit D C-terminal domain-containing protein is translated as MRILHTSDWHIGKKLKEHDRADEFRKFFAWLEDVVDREKPDAIIVAGDVFDSRNPSAESQEMYYSFFGKIAGGERSCRNAVIISGNHDSPALIDAPAGVMGRCNIHVIGRSREDEIITLTDSDGKPEMIVCAVPFLHDSELRTANAGDTFDITRKIQEGIKNHYAEIFARAREIRGDYDIPIVAAGHLFLEAGKTRTDEGERSMYLGTAVKVGTDIFPDDIAYIALGHLHSPQAVGRANIRYSGSPIALTFGEWGVPKTVSIIDFDGRNFAGVREIEIPMWQKMKRISGDMAKIEADLRGLMSLNESVWAEVTYTGDTQPGDIQQELEEIVKESAVEVISIIDKGEYISVNDDGFGGKTLDDIDPVKMLRRKMDSMKIPEEKRTKMEELYGEILREISAEEKLS